In Portunus trituberculatus isolate SZX2019 chromosome 28, ASM1759143v1, whole genome shotgun sequence, one genomic interval encodes:
- the LOC123510077 gene encoding protein Star-like isoform X1 yields MLEVIRVNKNVFRIRSCFLILSLTVCALMVMMVTWIGERQEEAQELVEEGMPGDDPRAVSHLRQYWLQAPSTLPYNLGGSSLYVSSMRGDTWSFVHHYVSRLFAGEHDGFFIEAGALDGQMLSNSLWLEQELDWTGLLIEPDTSSYMALISKHRKAWTSNTCLSHTGLTKRSVHVSLTLPPALRAQGWYMKGSSYQLGVTMKTHRYDSYLRSGEKSFYLVNCFPLHTYLRALNITRIDLLSLDTQGSEMDIIKTIPWAEVKVRVVVVEIVTSKFVSQFVEYMKHFGFVLVAHYNDYVFVQEGDAALTRLRSQAGWQLVVVNQTEEEHTITAKTETVVR; encoded by the exons GTGACGTGGATtggggagaggcaggaggaggcgcAGGAGTTAGTGGAGGAAGGAATGCCAGGTGATGACCCTCGAGCCGTAAGTCATCTGCGGCAGTATTGGCTCCAGGCACCCTCCACGCTACCCTATAACTTGGGTGGGTCTTCCCTCTACGTGTCTAGCATGAGGGGAGACACCTGGTCATTCGTGCACCACTATGTCAGCAGACTCTTCGCAG GAGAACACGATGGGTTTTTCATAGAGGCGGGAGCGTTGGACGGCCAGATGCTGTCCAACTCCCTCTGGCTAGAGCAGGAACTGGACTGGACGGGACTGCTGATCGAGCCGGACACCTCCAGTTACATGGCACTGATTTCCAAGCACCGAAAGGCGTGGACCTCCAACACCTGCCTCTCCCACACCGGGCTCACCAAGAGATCAGTGCACGTGTCCCTCACCCTACCGCCGGCCTTACGAGCGCAAGGTTGGTACATGAAGGGATCGTCCTACCAGCTTGGTGTTACGATGAAAACGCATAGATACGACTCCTATCTTAGATCAGGCGAAAAATCCTTCTATTTAGTGAACTGCTTCCCGCTTCACACCTATCTGCGTGCCCTGAATATCACTCGAATCGACTTGCTTTCCTTGGACACTCAGGGAAGCGAGATGGACATTATAAAGACGATCCCTTGGGCAGAGGTGAAGGTtcgggtagtggtagtggagatCGTGACTTCCAAATTTGTCTCGCAGTTCGTGGAGTACATGAAGCATTTCGGGTTTGTCCTGGTGGCGCACTACAATGATTACGTCTTCGTTCAGGAGGGAGACGCTGCCCTCACCAGGCTCCGCTCGCAGGCAGGCTGGCAGCTCGTGGTTGTTAACCAGACAGAGGAAGAACACACGATCACTGCTAAGACTGAGACTGTGGTTCGATAG